The following nucleotide sequence is from Pungitius pungitius chromosome 6, fPunPun2.1, whole genome shotgun sequence.
CATCCCATATTCACACATTGGTTATATTTACAGCTATAGTGAAGAGCTGCAGTGTGAATTGTTGACATTAGATTTGTAGACCTGAACTATTTTTGGTCAGCAATGTATTCGTTCAAGCGATTTTTAAGCAACAATGCCACATTCTTCCGCTAGCAGCCTTTCCGGTGTGAGGATTAcctgctttttctttctcatatgaaataaaataaacaaatgattgtTTTTGGGCTTGGGAAAATCTGAAAAAATCTGAATTGCTAATAGAAAATATTGTTAGTCACACCCCTGCTCTGTGTTTGTTCTGATACCAGAGTGTCTCTGTACACCTGATACCTGGGTGGGAACCCCTTGTAGCTAAAGACAATGGCTGGATGGACACCCAGTCTTTGTCATGGGAGTCCATCCAGTATTTTGAAAAGGTGATGTTATCAATAGAAAgtgtccagctcctccatgaCAAAGTCCAGACCATCTGGCTGGAAGCTTTGCAAAGGCTGTTTATCATCCTCCCTGCTGTTCCCAAACTCTCACGCTGCTTAATAGAGAAGAGAAACATAAGCGgtgtacaaacaaacacacaaaaggacgatgtcttctttttttcctttgtgaaTTTATGCCAAAGTTCAAGATGCAACTCAAATTCTTACTTATTTGATTTGCAGCACCCAATCCACAGCACGCCTGCTTGTTTTGTGATCAAACAGAATGAAACATATACATTGTTCCGCTGAGACGGCGCCAAAGGTTCTCTACATGTACCCGATTTATGGAACATTCCTGTCTGATCTCAATATCATTAAGACTCCTATCTTCCTGCGGCCAATTCCTGCTGTGTCGGTCCTACAGAACAGTAGCTTACAGACTATAAGAGCACTGTGTAGGTGTTGCATGAAACCCAAGATTTACTcttgcatctttttttccaaTGCCATATGTTTCATCtacaaaaaggcagatttttcTGTTCTCGTTCTTACAAGATAAGACTCCAGTTTCCCCTTTGCAACCGAAACCCTTTCTCCCTGCCAAACTACACCCCTCCTTCCACCTCTTTATCCTATCTCCATTTGCCCGTATTACTCGTCCACAAAGTAAACTCCGAGGTTTCTGCTGTGTGAAATGAATAATGTgggcaaataaaaataaaaataactctATATGGATTACACTTCTTCCCCCCATATTCTAGCCTTGGTCGTCACATTCAAGTGCCTATGAATTCATTTCTTTGATTTCAGGCATTTTAATTTACGAATGAAGAGAGATACAACCATGTTTGCCCCTGATTTGAAGGTAGAAGTTTCAGGAGGCGAGATTCCATTCGATACCTCTCATATCTACACTGGAGAAATCTATGGTAAGGCCGCCCTTCTCATTTTCACATATCCGTctaaatgacattacatgtcatttagctgacgcttttatccaaagcgacttacaataaagtTGTAAATGTATCGCTGGTGTGAAACATCTCACACCTGTGCCCCTGGTATTTGGATTCCCAGGTGAGAAAGGGACCCTGACTCATGGCTCCATTGTGGAGGGTAAGTTTGAGGGCTTCATCCAGAGCTACCAGGGCGCTTACTACGTGGAGCCCGCTGAGAGATACCTGCAGGGCAAAGACGTGCCCTTCCACTCAGTCATCTACCACGAAGACGACATACGTGAGTGCACAGCGACACAAATGCTCCGACGAGGTGTAATCATCGCGTACGTGTAATTGGATGCGAGCGTTTGTAAACGTGTGATCGGGGGAAGTGCACGTTCAGAGCAGCCGAGCCGACCGAGGCTAGACGGGTGTGATGGGCCCCGAGGGAGCAGAGATACCCGGGGTGCTTGATGGCTGAGTAACAAGATCTTTGCCCCGATGTGGGTACTGAGAATGAGCACCAAGGATACTTCGCTACACTCGCACCCCATCATTTGAATTGCCCTGTGTGCATATAGTATGTGTCTGAGGGGGGCAAATTAAACAGAAATGTGAGCGGAATCGCTAATGAGCCACGCGAAAGTAACAGCTCACATTGCAAAGCTTGGCTCAAGTGGCGTGTAAGTACATCCATTAGCTGATCACAAATAGCGCCAGAAATAGAGAGACTCAGGGGGTTAAGTAGCTAACATTGTCTCGCATAATCCTAactgtgttgtgtgtctctctctcactcagacTACCCGCACAAGTACGGCCCAGAGGGAGGCTGCGCTGATAGCTCAGTGTTTGAGAGGATGAAGAAGTACCAGACCTCAGCAGAGCCACCCAAGGTGAACCCTTGCACTGTCTAATCAAGGGATGGTTTGGTTTTGGGGGGAGAAATgtacacttttctttcttcgtaAGGATTAAAGATGAACTCGGATGCCTTTTTAAGTATCTTACCTTTTGAGGTTATATTCACTCGTCAGAAGAGCCTGTCTCCGCTCATTTAATGGATGTCTTTGTGAATAATTAGTAGCTCATCATAATCACattacctatatatatatatatatatatatatatatttatttcatgttttgtttgaatgtcttatttattaattacaaTTTTGTATAGCAGCATCACTAATTAATTCATCCTTGCTGCTGTGGGTGTAGTTGCACCAACTGGCAACCTCCTGCTGAGAAATCCATCTCACGTTGAGGTGACACATGCTGCGATCTTTCAAATGGCCACTAGAGGCAGACTCTGGGGGACGACCCAAATACCTCTGGttggagagatggagaaagcgTCCATATTTTATACAATCTGTAGTTTTACACAAAGGAATGGAGTCTGAGGTCGGCCTTAATGTAATTTATTGATGAATTATAAATGTTCATCCTTCAAATGtctgtattatattttatatgtgtGTTGTCCAAACCAGAGCATTCCTTTTTATTGGATAGTTggcgtggtctttttttttttttttttttcattcttgccCTCAGCCTATTCCTGAATGCAGCATAGATACATAATTCCACAGCAACAGTTCATGAACATACTGCAGCTACAAAGCCACAGCCTAAGAATACCGGGTATAATTTATTTAGCCTCTGTTTGGTTCAAAATGTTGTAACTGTCCATTTCCTGCTCTCATCTCCTCGCACCAGGAGCTTCACACCGAGGCGGGCTCTAATGACCCCGTGCTGCTGAGGAAAAAGAGGATGGCCCAGGTGGAGAAGAACACCTGCCAGCTTTTCATTCAGACTGACCACCTCTTCTACAAGTACTACAAGTCCAGGGAGGCTGTCATCGCTCAGGTGATACACAGCCCCCGGCACTCAGTATATCTTCTTGTTTTGGCTGATATTGGTAAAACAGAACATTTATAAAAGAGTTTAATGGCTAATTATTTATGGAGTAACTAATGTTCAAATCTTATCTCCACTGTGAGGGGACAACACCACGTGGAGTACAGCAAAGTACACTGAAgcttttgtggggttttttacGACCGTTTCAGATCTCAAGTCATGTCAAGGCCATCGATGCGATCTATCAGGGGACTGACTTCATGGGCATTCGCAACATCAGCTTCATGGTGAAAAGGATCAGGGTGAGTCTTTTACAGATTGGGAGGCCCGTGTGGATTTAAGATTTCCTCCCTCTGAACTGGTCGTCGCCGTCATCCTCTAGATAAACACCACCAGCGATGAGAAGGACCGGTCCAACCCCTTCCGCTTTGCCAATATCGGCGTGGAGAAGTTCCTCGAGCTGAACTCCGAGCAGAACCATGACGACTACTGCCTAGCTTACGTTTTCACCGACAGAGACTTCGATGATGGGGTGTTGGGTTTGGCCTGGGTGGGAGCCCCTTCAGGTACTGACTCATTCTATGCATGTAACCTAAGGTAGAATATTCTTGTTGTTGTCCATGTTTTGGATTAGGCACATTATGGTAAGGGACACCGAGTCTGGGTGAATAGGAGATGATTCTAGCAAAGCAGCCGCAATACACAGCTTCAGTTCATAATGATTTATAAAGACTGCTGACAAATGCTGATTAATTCACACTGCAGTGCAAACCAAAAGCAGCTTGAAATATCATCTCAGACAATGTGCAGATATTGAGGATTCCCAAGGGATTTCATTATGACAATATATTGTACTGTATTATCATACTACATTCTCAAGAATTTAACAGAAGATATAGTACTGTTGCAATCTGTAATTTTGTGTCCAAGGTCCTGTGTCCCCCACAATTAGAATTCAGCAGATGCTCTTTTGAAGTCAGACATTATGTCATCTCGTAATCAATCGTCGAACTCATGAGCAAGATTCTTCccctttgatttaaaaaaaaaaatggtttgaaaTCCATTTCCAACTTGAGCTTTTATTTCGCAGGGAGCTCTGGAGGCATCTGTGAAAAAAGCAAGCTGTACTCGGACGGAAAGAAGAAGTCTCTGAACACCGGTATAATCACCGTACAGAACTATGCCTCCCACGTACCTCCCAAAGTCTCCCACATCACCTTTGCTCACGAAGTAGGGCACAACTTTGGCTCCCCGGTAAGTAACTTAGACGTGCCCCTTTCATGTATGTTAACAATGAATTAGGCTCGCGCACTTTGTAACTTCtccttttaacttttttttccaaccttttttttccctttttcttttctttctcattctCAGCACGACTCTGGATCCGAGTGCACTCCGGGAGAATCCAAGAGCcaagacaagaaggagaagggaaATTACATCATGTATGCGAGAGCCACATCGGGCGACAAGCTCAACAACAATAAGTTCTCCATCTGTAGCGTGCGCAACATCAGCCAGGtgctggagaagaagagaagcaactGTTTCGTCGGTGCGTTTCACTGTTTTCGTCTCAACTGTGTCCAACTTTGGGATTTTTACTCTCAGTATTTGGCATTCTTTGgaatttttattgttgtttcaccctgaaacaaaaaaaggtttaatctATTTTGAACGAGCAGTCTCATGTCTACATATTCATCTTGGCAGATAAGATAGAGAAATATAAGACTACAGTATTTTTGGGGTTCAGTGTTGCATTGGCCTCTCTCGAGGGAGAAGGCTGAGTTTATGAgatgctccttttttttagaCCTTTTTAATAATAGCTGTCTAATTTCTCACCCACGTTTAGACTCAACTTCAAGAAACATATTCCAGTTTTTGGGGACCAGACTcaatgttttttctccccccaaaCAGAGTCTGGGCAGCCCATCTGTGGTAACGGCCTGGTGGAGCCGGGAGAGGAGTGTGACTGTGGCTACAGCGATCAGTGCAGGGACCTGTGCTGCTATGACGCCAACCAGCCCGACAACAGGAAATGCAAATTAAAGCCCAACAAAGTCTGCAGGTAGATGTGGATTTCATTCCTTGTGTCTTTTTCACAGTTTAAGTTGCGGTAGCTCAATTTGTGCTAGTTCCTGACCAaacgtcttctctctctctcccaccagtCCCAGCCAGGGTCCTTGCTGTACTCACGACTGCTCTCACAAGGGCCGTAACGAGAAGTGCCGAGAGGAGTCCGAGTGCGCTCACCAGGGCATGTGCAACGGAGTCGGTGCCCAGTGCCCCACGTCCGAGCCCAAGGCCAACTTCACCGCCTGCCACGGCGAGACTCAAGTCTGCCTCAACGGGGTAAGACTCCACCGCCGGGAACAACCGGCCATCGCAGCAACTTTTCCGTTCCTACCAGTCAGCATCTGACCTGGCGCTCCTCCCCTGCAGGGCTGCTCCGGCTCCATCTGCGAGAAGTACGGCCTCGAGGCCTGCACCTGTGCCAGCCAAGATGGCAAGGACGAGACGGAGCTTTGCCACGTGTGTTGCATGGAGAAGAGTGAGTCATTCACCTTTTATCTatctccatatatatatatatacagcgtGCCAGAGATTTCATCTCTTTCAATTGTGTTTGCCGCCTGTGATCCGTCTCCGCAGTGAATCCCAACACGTGCAGCAGCACCGGATCAGAGCGGCTGGCTCGCTTCTTCAACAAGAAAGTCACCACGCTGCCAGCCGGCTCGCCCTGCAACGACTTCAAGGGCTACTGTGACGTGTTCATGAAGTGCCGCCTGGTGGATGCGGACGGACCGCTCGCCAGGCTGAAGAAGGCCATCTTCAACCCGGAGCTCTATGAAAACATAGCCGAGTGGATTGTGGTACGCATCGGCTTACTGATTCGGGTCGGCTGGTCGGTCTGGATTGTCATCGTGAGGCGTTGGTgttttgattgtgtttttgatttgtgcttcttttctcttctgcaGGCCCATTGGTGGGCAGTGCTGCTGATGGGTATTGCTCTCATCATGCTGATGGCTGGCTTCATTAAGATCTGCAGTGTGCACACACCGAGCAGCAACCCCAAACTTCCTCCTCCCAAACCACTTCCAGGTGAGTCCGGAGATCACGTTGACGTGTGTGTGCTTCAACTCGTTTTTACTATTTTCTTTTATCAGGTGTAATTCTACGATTCACCTTGCCTCCAAAATGCCTCCCACTTGATAtcagtctctctcacacacgcactgcGCACAGTTTTAGACACTTTGATGTGCAACATGTCTGTTATTGCGGCGTAGGAATCTGCAGCAGTGTGTCAGCGGGCACAATTTTGCAACTTTGTTCCGTTGTCTGACCATTGGAATGACTGCTTCCCCCCCGACAGGCACCCTGAAGAGGCGGCGAGCGCAGCAGCACGCCAACGCCCAGGTGCAGAACCAGTCTGCGCACCCGCACGCCGGCCAGCGCCAGCCCCAGAGGCAGCCTCAGCGGCAGGCGCAGCCCCAGAGGCACCACCGTCAGCCCAGGGAGAACTATCAGATGGGCCAGATGAGACGCTGAGagaacccctcccccctcactcccgcctccccccccaccacctcgccCGCCTCCCCCAATGCCTTGGCTCCTCCTCGTGCCTACAGTGGGAAACGAATGCGTCACTCCATCCAAAGAAAAGCCTGACATGGTTGTTTAGTCGTCATCACATCCTCCATCTACAGACCAAACGGAtgcgtgagggagagagagaacactATCTAGCATCTGGGTTGGCTCTTTGTGGAGTGGACTCAACCATCAGCCATTTCCAATGCAGTGCGATCTAGCATCTTTTCCAccctttattgtttattttttttgttaaggaGTGCCAAGGAGTTAAGGATCATGTGTAGCTTTAGTACCTTctgtgatgtcttttttttttttgttctattgCAAACGTCTTCTTGAGTGACACGCCCGTGGCTGCTGGTGAATTGTTCCGTGATTTTCTTTCGTCAGAATGAGAGACACTCGGTGGGGATTTGCGGCACTTTTGTGATTCACACATGTCAAACGGCAAAAGACACAGGCTGCGATCTCCCGTGCAGACCGTCTTCTGCATGTGACTGTACATATTTAGTGTATCATAAGTGAAAACAAACTATTTCTTCTACTGTAAATGTGTaattcttcactttttttttttctttttcggttAGTGCTCTCAGGACTCTTAACACTAAATTGAAGGACTGATGGTTGCGATGAGTTCCTTGAGCGCTGCAGTTGAGAATTTGGCGCCATCAAGTTCTCCTCGCAGTCGTCCTATCAGGTGGAtctttttcacttttgttttttgaacaACAAATTCACCGTATCTCACTTTTCCGGCCTTCTTCGTTCAAGGTCCccttttccatcttttttttttaaactgtcttGCTAACATCCTGTTTTTTCGTACGTTGTGTAACAAGCTAGAGGTCACAGGAACAGAAAAGGAAGACCAGCTAGTTTGGTACACCTTTTTACTGTCTTACCGAATTTGTTTTGGATAATGAAGAATGGGAAACCACTAACTGAAGATGAGGACCATTCTACCTGTTGAGAAATGAAGACGAGGGAACGTGAAGGCTGCAGTGGCTTAGCTTAGAAGTGAGAGTGTGTCATGTTACAGAGTTAGTTTACATGAGTGtggaaataaatttaaaaatgactccGGTGTGgatgtacaaaaataaatgtaagatTAAATCATTCTATTATTCTTCAGATAGCGAGTCTAAGAACTTTTCAATGTGGGCATGCggacacatttattaaatgtgacttttaATTGACCGAGGTCTGTAATATTTGTATGTCACACAACACTTATTTACTTTGACAGCTATAAATGTTAGTCTTAGAACAGGTGGAAGGAGCAGCGGAACGTTCATACATTTCCTCAGTGTGTTCACCAGTATCACAGAGACGAGCTGCTGTTTTTACTTCACATTTTAAACTCACCTGCAGATGTCACCTCGGACTAAATCCCCTTAAGAGCACACGAGTGCAGGAGTCAACATCAGAGTGCCATAAAGATGTGGGCACATTCCTTTTACTGCACAGTTTTTCTTTAGAAATATCCAGGAGTCACTTGTGATGTTTCCGAAGCCACTTTTAATGTCAGAAATAAAGGAAATTTGTGATTTCTTTTTGCTGTTGGAAGTTTGACCTCTGGTATTTTCTTCTTCAGCTCGCTTCGGATTTGGGTGAAATCGTGTTCATTTGGGATTGTACACAAGCTACATTTTGTGACTTCACTTTATTCTGGCATTATTATTGACCGCATGCGATACTACCCACAGCTGAGATCGCCTGATGGCTGCGATCGTCACTTCTCATGATGACCTGTGCTCTGGAGGGGGAATAATGAACGTGTTTGTTTCACATGGAAGGTGAATAGGTCAGCGGCCCCTATAACTCTCATTTCTGTATAAAATGGAACTGTTTTTAAATTCCATCTCCCAGGCGTGATCACGCCTGTTGAGCAAAGAGTTTAAATGTAAACTTGTACAGTACTTCAAAAAAAgttgcatttcatttgaaaaattgaaaaattacattttgatacatccgtttgattttttttttttctattctaatTCCAGAGTAAGTTGTTCAAAGATGTTCATATGTGAGTTATTTAAGTTCTTTCATGTGCTTGTTGAACTAGAGTTTGCTTATGATACTTTTTCCACCGTCATCAATGGTAAAAACAATTCAGGGTGATGGAGTCAATGTTACATTCTCATTTTTGTCTGTGTTCCCCTGTGGCATGGTTTGGGTAGAAGAGCAGAAGAATAATGCTTGTAAATTTACTTTGTTTATAATTTCGTAGTCTTGGTAAAGTTTTTAGATAAACGTGCACTGAAACTGTCCAGATTGAGTTGCAATGTTGTAGGTGATGTAGGCCGAAAGAACACAGGATTAAAAAGTAATACTACTGTCTGATTTTAATGTTcactgtgttttatacagtatCGAAATTTTTTGTTCACTTTGAACATTtttactaaagaaaaaaaaaaaaattcaaattgtATTGTGCAAAGAGATGTAATTTTTGGAGTACTTGAAATGCATTAATTAAAAGACTcgttcaaaataaaatagaccCCGGTTTACTGTCTGTAATGTGTGCTCTCTTTTTCTAATCCTCTCGTTTAATGTTGGACCACAACGTGTGGGCCCATGGAGCTGCGTGTCCTGAGTGGGACGTCCTACACTCACTCCGTCCACGCAGCAGGGGGAgcagctgtttgagcagttGCTGAGGAGTCGGGAGCCTTTGCATCCCGTGAGTCACCATCATTAGCACCTCTGTTTCCCCTCATCATTCTCCACTACAGTTAATCTGCATGTTCGGTGAAGCCGAAAGGGGCCACATTCGTTTTGTGCAGCTCCTTGCCGTCCCACTCTTCACTCAGGCCTTTGTGTGGACGCGTTGACGAGTCCTTCGTCGCCAGTGCGTTTCACGATGGAACAACCAGAGGAAGCACGCGTACGCACATGCAGGGGAATGTGGCCCGCCATTGATTTTCAATGTGGATTCTCAGCTGCTGTCGCTGGTTGTGACGAACAGTCGCCCACAACCAGTTCAGgttcaatatttttttattaagcaACGCGGCCGTTGAGTTGCGTTGCAATAGATTTAGATTCTGGTTGTAATTACCCGTGACGTCGTTCACTTTCCCGCCGCCCTCTTCGAGCAGATGTCGCACTCGGCCTTTCAACTGTGCAGAGCGCAACGTCACCGGTCAATATTCTACATTTAGAGATTCAGCCGTGTGCAAAGAGCTGTGTGCGAGCAGCACACGTCTGTCTCTCCTTTCAGGGACAGAGCAGGATTGTGATAGTGGCCCCCCGTGAGTCGAGTGGCATCTGGCCCTCAGCATTGCGAAATTACGAAATGGAAATACATGACTCTCGATTCATTGGCCAGTGTCAGATAATGCCCAGTGATTGGATTAGGTTTTCAGAGCAGCGATGGAGTTTGTTTGGCCTTACTTCAGCACAGCAATCTAAGGGAAGTTTAAATATATGAAGTGGTATAAATGCTGAGGTGAACATGAACAAACGGTCAGTTTAACGGCAGTTTTCAGTAATAAATGTGACGGGTGATGGGTTCTTTTCACCTGACGTGGAACATCTCCTATCAACTCGATATTTGTAGAAACTTTAATGTAGACAATACATCACAGAGTAAAATACAAATGCTAATAAAGAACATGGGGGGAGGATTCGTCGTGGtttgcaaaagaagaaaacaactataagttggaacaaaaaaaagtcaataaattaaatatacaGAGATTATCATCACAACCACTATTAAAGGTAAAAGGAGACGGTCTGTAACGTAAAAGTATTAGTACACTACCATTTGttgaataaaaccaaataaaggTTCTAATATCTataatacagtatttacagcatataaatgaaaataacaatGTGAAGCACAAAGGACTGAGATTTCCATGTGTTTATGAatcataaaacattaaattgcAAAGGAGACACAGGAGGCCTGTCTTTACAGATGGAACAAAGTTaatgtctcttttctctctttagcTCATCGTGATCATCTCATATTTGTCCTTCAGGCTgctgtcctcgtcctcgtcctcctcttcctcctcctcctcttcctcgcggGGCTTCTCGGGCGCTTCGCGGTGGTGGTGCACCTCGATGAGCAGGTAGTAGACGACggccgccagcaccccccccaccatggGCCCCGCCACAGGGATCCACCACCAGTTGTTTGCAGTGCTGCACGCAGCAGAGGGAAATGGATCCAGGGTTATAATGATCTCGCACAGAGGCCGCTGCAGATCACCGCCGCGCCTCTTTCAAAAGGCCACGGCTGCATCAGTGGAGCGCGCGTCACGTCACGTCAGCAGCTCAGGTCTTCAATCAGCCAACGGGAATCCACGAACTATAACGACCTCTTGATTTATTATCAATTTGGCGATAAAGATTTATATCTTCGAATCGCTTCTCACAACCCCGTACAATTACGTTTAGATTACACAAGTTAAACATGGAGACAAATATTCTAGGATTAAGCaaaaatatatctttaaaaaaataataaactacATGACATTATGATTTCCGTTATAATGCAGGATTACATTTCAATAATCCGCATCCAGCATTATATGCTTCCCACAGCTGACTGAGAAAGAAGGATTGCTGGTTATACAGGTCGACAAATTAAAAGAATATTGACAGATATGTGTGCACCTGTATCTTCTCATACTGCCTTTAAGAAATAAATTCCTTTGTcctgtttctcttcaatacCATTGTATATGGCAGTGCtcaaataagtaaataaatacaaaataaatatttgatggaGTATTTGGTACTTGCTGTTTTTGAGTCAACTCTAAAACAAAGAGAAATCCCACACAAGAGGCAGAATAACATTGTGATCGTTCATCCTCCGCTGCAGTTACCTGAAGACCTCCATCCCCCACCCGGCTGCAGCGGTGAACAGCCGTGGTCCCAGGTCTCTGGCGGGGTTCAGGGGGTAACCGCAGTTCAGCCCCATGGACACACCAATGGCCATGATGATCAGACCGATGGCCAGCGGCTGCACGCCTTTGGGAGCGCCGATGTTCTCCCCATCGATGATGGCCAAGATGCACAGGACCAGCATCCCGGTGCCcaccacctgcaggacaaacaacaTCGGTGTTACTTTAAGTACCACACCACTAGCCAACGAGTAATTGGTTTACTGAAGAGCTATCTGCGCTTTTAGAATGTCCAGAGCATTCGCACTCAATTTTATGTTCATGTATATCTGTCTGCACATCtgtaaatgtattcttttataATAATGGTATTCTTTTTATGAATCACATGGGTGAAGTTAAGCTGCACTGTGTTGGGCACATTCAAATCAAACCCTCCCTCCCTATATATGACTCCTTCTCACTGTTTTAGTTTGTAATCTGTGTCTCTGAAACAAATTCTAATGGTTTTCAAATCTAGCTTTTATGTATTTCATTATTATGAATATAGTATTATTGATTATTTGGTATCTACAGGCAGAACTGTGTACAGCATCACTGTTACACAGACATtcaagttaaatgtttttttgattcATTATTAGACTTCTCAGTGGTGTTGTGGTTTTAAGATGGTGGACGTGTTCATTTTGGATCGCTGCACCGAATA
It contains:
- the LOC119195954 gene encoding disintegrin and metalloproteinase domain-containing protein 10-like, which encodes MDLSDMLLLKVFVFVFLLNDAQGHYRNSLNKYIRHYEGLSYDTELVHSNHQRAKRAVSHEDKFLHLDFHAHGRHFNLRMKRDTTMFAPDLKVEVSGGEIPFDTSHIYTGEIYGEKGTLTHGSIVEGKFEGFIQSYQGAYYVEPAERYLQGKDVPFHSVIYHEDDIHYPHKYGPEGGCADSSVFERMKKYQTSAEPPKELHTEAGSNDPVLLRKKRMAQVEKNTCQLFIQTDHLFYKYYKSREAVIAQISSHVKAIDAIYQGTDFMGIRNISFMVKRIRINTTSDEKDRSNPFRFANIGVEKFLELNSEQNHDDYCLAYVFTDRDFDDGVLGLAWVGAPSGSSGGICEKSKLYSDGKKKSLNTGIITVQNYASHVPPKVSHITFAHEVGHNFGSPHDSGSECTPGESKSQDKKEKGNYIMYARATSGDKLNNNKFSICSVRNISQVLEKKRSNCFVESGQPICGNGLVEPGEECDCGYSDQCRDLCCYDANQPDNRKCKLKPNKVCSPSQGPCCTHDCSHKGRNEKCREESECAHQGMCNGVGAQCPTSEPKANFTACHGETQVCLNGGCSGSICEKYGLEACTCASQDGKDETELCHVCCMEKMNPNTCSSTGSERLARFFNKKVTTLPAGSPCNDFKGYCDVFMKCRLVDADGPLARLKKAIFNPELYENIAEWIVAHWWAVLLMGIALIMLMAGFIKICSVHTPSSNPKLPPPKPLPGTLKRRRAQQHANAQVQNQSAHPHAGQRQPQRQPQRQAQPQRHHRQPRENYQMGQMRR